The following coding sequences are from one Nicotiana tomentosiformis chromosome 3, ASM39032v3, whole genome shotgun sequence window:
- the LOC104087599 gene encoding lachrymatory-factor synthase-like, with translation MEMKNEAGNEKWRGSVGGLVEGPIDQVWKLVSQSSKLSEWMPMVERCTDLAGEEGIPGYVRLVSGFMFPEKDGDRSWIKERLISMHISSHSYVYKMEASNVGFDGSTNSLKLFDYEDNTTLVNWTFEINPLEGSSEDTIIDYLGFLYKSCINRIKFAIDALPPLKNECTGE, from the exons ATGGAAATG AAAAATGAGGCAGGAAACGAGAAATGGCGCGGATCAGTAGGAGGCTTAGTAGAGGGTCCAATAGACCAAGTGTGGAAGTTAGTATCGCAAAGTAGTAAACTATCTGAATGGATGCCAATGGTGGAAAGATGCACTGATTTAGCTGGAGAAGAAGGAATTCCAGGCTACGTTCGGCTAGTTTCTGGTTTCATGTTCCCTGAAAAGGATGGAGACAGGTCCTGGATTAAGGAAAGACTAATTTCTATGCACATTTCATCACATAGTTATGTTTACAAAATGGAAGCAAGCAATGTTGGTTTTGATGGATCAACAAATTCACTAAAACTCTTTGATTATGAAGATAATACAACTCTTGTTAACTGGACATTTGAAATAAATCCACTGGAAGGTTCCTCTGAGGACACAATTATAGATTACTTGGGATTTCTTTATAAATCTTGTATTAATAGAATTAAGTTTGCTATTGATGCGTTGCCTCCTCTCAAAAATGAGTGTACTGGAGAGTAA
- the LOC104087594 gene encoding laccase-4-like, translating to MASLVQAVVLVTLATSFFPAFVESIVRHYKFTVVRKNATRLCATKPIITVNGKFPGPTLYAREDDTVLVRVVNHVQDNVTIHWHGVRQLRTGWSDGPAYITQCPIQTGQSYLYNFTLTGQRGTLLWHAHINWQRATVHGAIVILPKRRVPYPFPKPEKEEIIILGEWWSSDVEAVINQAMKMGVAPNVSDAHTINGHPGPAPNCSSKGYTLHVESGKTYLLRIINAALNEELFFKIAGHNLTVVEVDASYVKPFKTDTIFIAPGQTTNAILTADQSAGKYLIAVSPFMDTIVATDNLTATGTVHYLGTDALSPTALTTIPSRNATPVTNIFVDSLRSLNSKKYPANVPLTIDHSLLLTMGIGVNPCATCQNGSRVVAAINNVTFVMPTTAILQAHYYNISGVYTADFPGNPSIPFNYTGTPPTNLQTQNGTKVYKVEFNSTVQVVLQGTSIIAPESHPTHLHGFNFFVVGKGVGNYDPKNDPKKFNLVDPVERNTMSVPTAGWTAIRFRADNPGVWFMHCHLEVHTTWGLKMGFLVENGKGPNQSILPPPSDLPKC from the exons ATGGCATCTTTGGTTCAAGCTGTTGTTCTGGTGACTCTTGCAACTTCATTTTTTCCTGCATTTGTGGAGTCGATTGTTCGTCATTACAAGTTCACT GTGGTGAGGAAAAATGCAACAAGATTGTGTGCAACTAAGCCTATTATCACTGTAAATGGAAAATTTCCAGGGCCAACTCTCTATGCTAGAGAAGATGATACAGTGCTTGTAAGGGTTGTCAACCATGTCCAAGACAATGTTACCATCCATTG GCATGGAGTCAGACAACTTCGGACAGGATGGTCGGACGGACCAGCATATATTACTCAATGCCCAATACAGACAGGGCaaagctatctctacaacttcACCCTCACTGGGCAAAGAGGTACCCTTCTTTGGCATGCACATATCAACTGGCAAAGGGCAACGGTACATGGTGCCATCGTCATCTTGCCCAAACGGCGCGTTCCTTATCCATTCCCCAAGCCAGAAAAGGAAGAAATTATAATATTAG GAGAATGGTGGAGTTCAGATGTTGAGGCAGTAATCAACCAAGCAATGAAAATGGGAGTGGCTCCCAATGTATCAGATGCACACACCATCAATGGCCATCCTGGACCTGCACCAAATTGTTCTTCAAAGG GTTACACCCTACATGTGGAGAGTGGCAAGACCTACTTGCTCCGTATCATTAATGCAGCATTGAACGAAGAGCTCTTTTTCAAGATTGCAGGGCACAATTTGACTGTTGTTGAGGTCGATGCATCTTACGTTAAACCCTTCAAGACGGACACCATTTTCATCGCTCCAGGACAGACAACAAACGCCATTCTCACTGCTGATCAGAGTGCTGGAAAGTACTTAATAGCCGTTTCTCCTTTTATGGACACCATAGTTGCCACTGATAATCTAACTGCAACCGGAACAGTCCACTATCTAGGAACTGATGCACTTTCCCCTACTGCTCTCACTACCATTCCCTCTCGAAATGCTACCCCAGTAACCAACATTTTTGTAGACTCCCTACGGAGCCTAAACTCGAAAAAATACCCTGCTAATGTTCCATTGACAATTGATCATTCGTTGCTTCTAACTATGGGTATTGGTGTTAATCCTTGCGCTACTTGCCAAAATGGAAGCAGAGTTGTGGCAGCTATCAATAATGTTACCTTTGTCATGCCTACTACTGCTATCCTCCAAGCACATTATTATAATATAAGTGGTGTCTACACCGCGGATTTCCCTGGAAATCCATCAATACCTTTCAACTATACTGGCACTCCACCAACAAATTTGCAGACACAAAATGGTACAAAAGTTTACAAAGTTGAATTTAATTCAACTGTCCAGGTAGTGCTCCAAGGAACTTCTATCATAGCACCAGAGAGCCATCCAACACATCTACACGGATTTAATTTCTTTGTAGTTGGGAAAGGAGTTGGAAATTATGATCCTAAAAATGATCCAAAGAAGTTCAACCTTGTGGATCCAGTTGAGAGGAATACTATGAGTGTACCAACTGCTGGATGGACTGCCATTAGATTCCGAGCAGATAATCCTG GTGTTTGGTTTATGCACTGTCATTTGGAGGTTCATACAACATGGGGACTTAAGATGGGATTCCTGGTGGAAAATGGAAAAGGCCCTAATCAATCAATCCTACCTCCTCCAAGTGATCTTCCAAAATGCTAA
- the LOC104087587 gene encoding transcription factor DIVARICATA-like has translation METLWATSLIPNSSWMMMEQRKSSEWTQEENKKFESALAIYDERTPNRWFKVADLIPGKTVYDVMKQYKELAADVSDIEAGLFPVPPSSFMLELVDDNRGVQAFRKRGRSFDQERKKGVPWTEEEHRRFLMGLDKHGKGDWRNISRNFVISKTPTQVASHAQKYYLRQLSGGKDKRRPSIHDITTVNLTNIDLSDNNLNSNNNNNNNKFPSSFAVNNPLQNSNDGALMAFGSSYNSSSYPYEFGSVNIWN, from the exons ATGGAAACTTTGTGGGCTACGTCGCTTATACCAAATTCAAGCTGGATGATGATGGAACAGAGGAAAAGCAGTGAATGGACACAAGAAGAGAACAAGAAATTTGAAAGTGCACTTGCAATATACGATGAGAGAACTCCAAATAGATGGTTTAAGGTGGCGGATTTGATCCCTGGGAAGACAGTATATGATGTGATGAAACAGTACAAAGAATTAGCAGCAGATGTAAGTGACATAGAAGCTGGCTTGTTCCCAGTTCCTCCTTCGTCTTTTATGCTTGAGTTGGTCGATGATAATCGCGGTGTTCAAGCGTTTAGAAAGAGGGGCAGATCTTTTGATCAAGAGAGAAAAAAAGGTGTCCCATGGACTGAGGAAGAACACAG GAGGTTTCTGATGGGACTTGACAAGCATGGGAAAGGGGATTGGAGGAACATATCAAGGAATTTTGTGATCTCAAAAACGCCAACGCAAGTGGCAAGTCATGCTCAAAAATACTATCTGAGACAGCTTTCAGGAGGGAAAGATAAGAGGAGACCTAGCATCCATGACATTACTACTGTCAATCTCACGAACATCGACTTGTCCGACAACAAtctcaacagcaacaacaacaacaacaacaataaatttcCATCTTCGTTCGCGGTTAACAACCCGTTGCAGAATTCTAATGATGGAGCGTTGATGGCTTTTGGATCGTCTTATAACAGCAGCTCCTACCCCTATGAGTTTGGTTCAGTAAACATATGGAACTGA